In Aureibaculum algae, the following are encoded in one genomic region:
- a CDS encoding rhomboid family intramembrane serine protease yields the protein MNLQEEHKPFKFSPMVIAIPLYFVLFLWVVFWVEGNYNLYLTKYGLYPKTLKGLRGIVFSPFIHSGVKHLFNNSIPLFILMSALFYFYRNIAFKVLIYGVLLSGLLTWLIARPAYHIGASGVVYLLFSFILFSGMIRKYYRLIAVSLIVIFLYGSMIWYILPIKEGVSWEGHLSGFLIGIVFAVIYRKHGPQPEKYYWEDENFDEEDPLLMYDEHHEEE from the coding sequence ATGAATTTACAAGAAGAACATAAACCATTTAAATTTTCGCCAATGGTTATTGCAATACCATTGTATTTTGTTTTATTTTTATGGGTGGTGTTTTGGGTAGAAGGTAATTATAATTTGTATTTGACAAAGTATGGCTTGTATCCTAAAACGTTAAAAGGATTACGAGGCATTGTTTTTTCTCCTTTTATTCATAGTGGTGTCAAACACTTGTTTAATAATTCCATTCCACTTTTTATTTTAATGAGTGCGTTGTTTTATTTTTATAGAAATATTGCATTTAAAGTACTTATTTACGGAGTGCTGTTAAGTGGTTTATTAACTTGGTTAATAGCAAGACCTGCGTATCATATAGGAGCTAGTGGAGTTGTTTATTTACTGTTTAGTTTTATACTATTTAGTGGAATGATTCGTAAATATTATCGTTTAATTGCGGTATCTTTAATTGTGATTTTTTTATATGGAAGTATGATTTGGTATATTCTACCCATTAAGGAAGGTGTATCATGGGAAGGTCATTTATCAGGGTTTTTAATTGGAATAGTGTTTGCTGTTATCTATAGAAAACATGGTCCGCAACCTGAAAAATACTATTGGGAAGATGAAAATTTTGATGAAGAAGATCCTCTTCTAATGTATGACGAACATCATGAAGAAGAATAA
- the rlmB gene encoding 23S rRNA (guanosine(2251)-2'-O)-methyltransferase RlmB — protein MQETSNIFGIRAIIEAINAGQSLEKVYIQKGLSGHLFSELNTLIKQHNISTSYVPVEKLNHLSKNQNHQGVIAKISAVDFYSLEDIFTTINKDKPLFLLLDQITDVRNFGAILRTAECTGVDAIIIPNQGSAPLNADAIKTSAGAAFKIPICKVNHLLDAIYFLQAEGIQIVAITEKTEDTIYEVELNKPTALIMGSEHKGISPAILKIADAKAKLPLLGDIASLNVSVACGVALYETVRQRRS, from the coding sequence ATGCAAGAAACCTCAAACATATTTGGTATAAGAGCGATTATTGAAGCTATAAATGCTGGTCAATCATTAGAGAAAGTATATATTCAGAAAGGACTCAGCGGACACTTATTTTCAGAGCTAAATACCCTCATTAAACAGCATAACATTTCAACGAGCTATGTGCCTGTTGAAAAATTAAATCATCTCTCTAAAAATCAGAATCATCAAGGAGTAATTGCCAAAATTTCAGCAGTTGATTTTTATAGTTTAGAGGATATTTTTACAACAATTAATAAGGATAAACCATTATTCTTACTTTTAGATCAGATTACAGATGTTAGGAATTTTGGGGCTATTTTAAGAACCGCAGAGTGTACTGGTGTGGATGCCATTATTATTCCTAATCAAGGAAGTGCACCATTAAATGCAGATGCTATTAAAACATCAGCTGGTGCTGCTTTTAAAATTCCAATATGTAAAGTCAATCATTTATTGGATGCCATTTATTTTTTACAAGCAGAAGGTATTCAAATTGTTGCAATTACTGAAAAGACAGAGGATACTATTTATGAAGTTGAACTTAATAAACCCACCGCATTAATTATGGGTTCTGAGCATAAAGGTATTTCGCCTGCTATACTTAAAATAGCTGATGCTAAAGCTAAATTACCATTGTTAGGTGATATTGCGTCTCTGAATGTTTCTGTGGCTTGTGGAGTAGCCTTATATGAGACTGTAAGACAAAGGAGAAGTTAA
- a CDS encoding SusD/RagB family nutrient-binding outer membrane lipoprotein — protein sequence MKTIKINKSILLLLSVAILTVSCNDFLDVNENPNSPSISTPSLTLPVAQQEMAQLNGTDMTYLGNMLVVNWATPSNWSANSLFARYSFTATSYDDIFERSYVYMFKNLTYVENYTDPTGAADYSTYKAISQIMKGYQYQLLVDLYGDIPFTEANLRGENTTPKYDDAATVYKSVIDSLTSAANLALNLPDNAEDPGTQDIILGGHMDEWAQFANTIKLRMLVRLSNTNDDAYIASQIASIDANGAGYITADISANPGYTASAEKQSPFYDYFIAESGTQQDRNDFTVASKHTIEYLTSINDDRLSRLYLPAAASGNFKGAEQSTVLPGTGFTNLDLSHVGPGLLKSAEQDQVIMSLAEALFIQAEATERGYITGGDSAQDLYEAAIAASYEFLEVPDASTAAAAYYAQPIANVSWASSPNKIEAIMTQKWIALNGTSSIESWIDLTRTGFPAGLPIPAESDGVRPVRLLYPASEVSRNSDNVPSQTANDIFTQNPFWK from the coding sequence ATGAAAACAATAAAAATAAATAAATCGATTTTACTGTTATTATCCGTAGCGATACTAACTGTAAGTTGTAATGACTTTTTGGATGTCAATGAAAATCCAAACAGTCCATCAATTTCTACGCCTAGTTTAACCTTGCCAGTAGCTCAACAAGAGATGGCACAGTTAAACGGAACAGATATGACCTATTTAGGAAATATGTTGGTAGTAAATTGGGCTACACCATCAAACTGGTCTGCAAATTCATTATTTGCTAGATATAGTTTTACTGCAACTTCTTATGATGATATATTTGAGAGATCTTATGTATACATGTTTAAGAACTTAACGTATGTTGAGAATTATACAGATCCTACAGGTGCTGCCGATTATAGTACTTATAAAGCGATTTCACAAATAATGAAAGGATATCAATATCAATTACTAGTTGATTTGTATGGAGATATTCCTTTTACTGAAGCCAACTTACGTGGAGAAAATACTACACCAAAGTATGATGATGCTGCAACAGTATATAAAAGTGTAATAGATTCATTAACATCTGCTGCAAACTTAGCATTAAACTTACCTGATAATGCAGAAGACCCTGGAACTCAAGATATTATTTTGGGAGGTCATATGGATGAGTGGGCTCAATTCGCTAATACTATTAAATTAAGAATGTTAGTACGTTTAAGCAATACTAATGATGATGCTTATATTGCAAGTCAAATAGCATCGATAGATGCTAATGGTGCCGGTTATATTACTGCTGACATTAGTGCTAACCCTGGCTATACTGCATCTGCAGAAAAGCAAAGTCCATTTTATGATTATTTTATTGCTGAATCAGGTACACAACAGGATAGAAATGATTTTACAGTTGCTTCTAAGCATACTATAGAATATTTAACATCTATTAATGATGATAGATTATCAAGATTATATTTGCCAGCAGCTGCAAGTGGTAACTTTAAAGGAGCTGAGCAATCTACAGTTTTACCTGGTACAGGTTTCACTAACCTTGATTTATCTCATGTTGGTCCCGGTTTGTTAAAGTCTGCAGAACAAGATCAAGTGATTATGTCTTTGGCTGAAGCATTGTTTATTCAAGCAGAAGCTACAGAAAGAGGATATATTACTGGTGGTGATTCTGCTCAAGATTTATATGAGGCAGCAATAGCAGCTTCTTATGAATTTTTAGAAGTTCCTGATGCATCTACAGCTGCTGCTGCATATTATGCACAGCCAATTGCTAATGTTTCTTGGGCTTCCTCTCCAAATAAAATCGAAGCAATTATGACTCAAAAATGGATTGCCTTAAATGGTACTTCTTCTATTGAGTCTTGGATTGATCTTACTAGAACTGGTTTCCCTGCTGGATTGCCAATTCCTGCAGAATCAGATGGCGTTCGTCCTGTAAGATTATTATATCCTGCATCTGAAGTTTCTAGAAATAGTGATAACGTTCCGTCACAAACGGCTAACGATATCTTTACACAGAATCCATTTTGGAAATAA